From Roseburia hominis, the proteins below share one genomic window:
- a CDS encoding competence/damage-inducible protein A, whose amino-acid sequence MVVELISVGTEILLGNIVNTNAAYLAEKCALLGCSLYHQTVVGDNEARMEEAIRQALTRSDIVILTGGLGPTKDDLTKEVTAKVFGRELYLDEHSRGRIQEFFDKLGSQKVTENNWKQAMIPEGAIVIDNDNGTAPGIIIEDREKGRTAILIPGPPNEMKPMFEGAIAPYLNRLQPEGIYSHMVKICGIGESQAETKVADLMDAQTNPTLAPYAKTGEVHFRVTAKARSQEAAEDLMKPMIDELHRRFGAAIYTIDEKVTLEEAIVEELKKRGMTLTTAESCTGGKLSGRLLNVSGASEVYNEGYITYANAAKEKLLSVRHETLETYGAVSPQTAKEMAEGAAKAAEADAALSVTGIAGPGGGTPEKPVGLVYIGCTVRGKTTVREYHFTGNREKNRDYAVVRALTLLREELLK is encoded by the coding sequence ATGGTAGTAGAACTTATTTCCGTTGGTACTGAAATTTTACTTGGTAATATTGTGAATACGAACGCAGCATACCTAGCAGAGAAATGTGCTCTGCTAGGTTGTTCTTTATACCATCAGACGGTGGTAGGGGACAATGAAGCGCGCATGGAAGAGGCGATTCGGCAGGCGCTTACGCGTTCGGATATCGTAATACTGACAGGAGGACTTGGACCTACCAAGGACGATCTGACAAAGGAAGTGACCGCGAAGGTCTTTGGCCGCGAGCTTTACTTAGATGAGCATTCGCGCGGGCGGATACAGGAATTTTTTGATAAGCTCGGTAGTCAGAAGGTCACGGAGAACAACTGGAAACAGGCGATGATTCCCGAAGGGGCGATCGTGATCGACAATGATAACGGTACCGCTCCGGGGATTATTATTGAGGATAGAGAGAAGGGCAGGACCGCGATTTTGATTCCGGGGCCTCCGAATGAGATGAAGCCGATGTTTGAAGGGGCGATCGCACCGTATCTGAATCGCCTGCAGCCGGAAGGAATCTATTCTCATATGGTCAAGATCTGCGGTATTGGCGAGAGTCAGGCGGAGACGAAGGTCGCGGATCTGATGGACGCGCAGACGAATCCGACGCTGGCACCTTACGCGAAGACCGGGGAGGTGCATTTCCGGGTGACGGCCAAGGCCAGAAGCCAGGAGGCGGCGGAGGATTTGATGAAGCCGATGATCGATGAGCTGCATCGCCGGTTTGGAGCTGCTATTTATACGATAGATGAGAAGGTGACGCTGGAAGAAGCAATCGTGGAGGAACTTAAGAAGAGGGGAATGACCCTGACCACGGCAGAGTCCTGCACGGGAGGAAAGCTTTCCGGGAGGCTGTTAAATGTCTCCGGCGCTTCGGAGGTGTATAACGAGGGGTATATCACCTACGCCAATGCGGCTAAGGAGAAGCTGCTTAGCGTACGGCATGAGACGCTTGAGACCTACGGGGCAGTCAGTCCGCAGACGGCAAAGGAGATGGCCGAAGGAGCGGCAAAGGCGGCGGAAGCGGACGCGGCTCTTTCCGTGACCGGGATCGCAGGACCGGGCGGCGGAACGCCGGAAAAACCGGTGGGCCTTGTGTATATTGGCTGTACGGTGCGTGGGAAGACGACGGTGCGGGAGTATCATTTTACAGGAAACCGGGAAAAGAACCGGGATTATGCAGTGGTGCGCGCGCTGACACTTTTAAGGGAAGAGCTTTTGAAATAA
- the pgsA gene encoding CDP-diacylglycerol--glycerol-3-phosphate 3-phosphatidyltransferase: MNLPNKLTILRVLLIPFFVAFLLFDITGAADKWIALVIFCIASLTDMLDGKIARKNNLVTNFGKFMDPLADKLLVCTAFICLTTMGRLNVIVVLIIIAREFIISGFRLVASDNGIVIAASYWGKFKTVSHMALIILLIMNIDGSVAATIEMVLTWVALILTLISLFDYVMKNKQVLTQGGM; encoded by the coding sequence ATGAATTTACCAAACAAACTTACGATTTTAAGAGTGCTTTTGATTCCGTTTTTTGTGGCGTTTCTGCTGTTTGATATTACCGGGGCGGCAGATAAATGGATCGCACTTGTGATTTTCTGTATTGCAAGTCTTACGGATATGCTGGACGGAAAGATTGCAAGAAAGAACAATCTGGTGACGAATTTCGGAAAGTTCATGGATCCGCTTGCGGATAAACTCCTGGTGTGTACGGCGTTTATATGTCTTACGACGATGGGACGGCTGAATGTGATCGTGGTACTGATCATCATTGCGCGTGAATTTATTATTAGCGGATTCCGTCTGGTGGCGTCCGATAACGGAATCGTGATTGCGGCAAGCTATTGGGGCAAATTCAAGACGGTCTCCCACATGGCGCTGATCATACTTTTGATTATGAATATTGACGGATCAGTTGCGGCAACAATCGAGATGGTGCTTACATGGGTGGCGCTGATTTTGACTTTGATATCTTTGTTTGATTATGTTATGAAGAATAAACAGGTGTTGACACAAGGAGGCATGTAA
- the rimO gene encoding 30S ribosomal protein S12 methylthiotransferase RimO: MNILFISLGCDKNLVDTEVMLGILAERGHQMVDDESLADVAVVNTCCFIHDAKEESIQNILEMGALKENGRLKALIVTGCLAQRYQEEILEEIPEVDAILGTTSYEEIADVIDKVTGDSPKERADARITLRDVDYLPEKIDGRLVTTGGHFAYLKIAEGCDKHCTYCVIPKVRGDYRSVPMEKLIREAEELARSGVKELILVAQETTVYGVDLYGEKRLPQLLRELCQISGLAWIRILYCYPEEITEELIQVMKEEPKICHYLDLPIQHASDAILKRMGRRTSKEQLISIIGRLREEIPDIALRTTLITGFPGETKEQHEELMEFVDTMEFDRLGVFTYSREEDTPAAAMPDQIPEEVKEERQAELMELQQDIAFDAAQDRIGEELLVMIEGKVADENAYVGRTYRDAPNVDGLIFVNTDEELMSGDFAKVKVTGALEYDLIGGLL, translated from the coding sequence ATGAATATATTGTTTATTTCGCTGGGGTGTGATAAGAACCTGGTGGATACCGAGGTGATGCTGGGGATTCTGGCAGAGCGCGGGCATCAGATGGTGGATGACGAGTCTTTGGCGGATGTGGCGGTGGTGAACACCTGTTGTTTTATCCATGACGCCAAGGAAGAGAGCATTCAGAATATTCTGGAGATGGGGGCGCTCAAGGAGAATGGACGGCTTAAGGCGTTGATCGTGACTGGTTGTCTGGCACAGCGGTATCAGGAGGAGATATTGGAAGAGATTCCGGAGGTGGACGCGATTTTGGGCACCACATCTTACGAAGAGATCGCAGATGTGATCGATAAGGTGACGGGGGACAGCCCGAAGGAGCGCGCAGATGCGAGAATTACGCTTCGGGATGTGGATTATCTGCCGGAGAAGATTGACGGACGTCTGGTGACCACGGGAGGGCATTTCGCCTATCTTAAGATTGCAGAAGGGTGCGACAAGCACTGTACATACTGTGTGATCCCCAAGGTACGGGGGGATTATCGCAGCGTGCCGATGGAGAAGTTGATAAGAGAGGCCGAGGAACTTGCAAGAAGCGGGGTCAAAGAACTGATCCTGGTGGCGCAGGAGACTACGGTATACGGCGTGGATCTGTATGGAGAGAAGAGGCTGCCACAGCTTTTGCGGGAGCTTTGCCAGATTAGCGGCCTTGCCTGGATTCGGATCCTGTACTGTTATCCGGAGGAGATCACGGAAGAACTCATTCAGGTGATGAAGGAGGAGCCGAAGATCTGTCATTATCTGGACCTTCCGATTCAGCACGCAAGCGACGCGATCCTTAAGAGAATGGGAAGAAGAACTTCAAAGGAGCAGTTGATTTCCATTATAGGACGTCTGCGGGAGGAGATTCCGGATATTGCGCTTCGGACGACTCTGATCACTGGATTTCCGGGAGAGACGAAGGAACAGCATGAAGAACTGATGGAGTTCGTGGACACGATGGAATTTGACCGTCTGGGAGTCTTTACCTATTCACGTGAGGAGGATACGCCGGCGGCAGCTATGCCGGATCAGATTCCGGAGGAGGTCAAGGAGGAACGTCAGGCGGAGCTTATGGAACTGCAGCAGGATATTGCGTTTGACGCGGCGCAGGACAGGATCGGGGAAGAACTTCTGGTAATGATAGAAGGCAAAGTGGCCGATGAGAACGCCTATGTGGGAAGGACTTATCGGGATGCGCCGAATGTGGACGGACTGATTTTTGTCAACACAGATGAGGAACTAATGTCGGGGGATTTTGCGAAAGTGAAGGTGACCGGGGCATTGGAATATGATTTAATAGGAGGATTGTTATGA